The window gtaattgttcaaaaatgtgtAACATTTCAATAATCcaatgttgtatttaaaaaataaaaatataatacgttttttttatattgcttttacaaacaatatatatcaagtgtttattttaacaaacatttattttaaatctaaacGAGCATATTCCTTGCTGAGATTTGAGTAATTTCAATGTGTGTTCTATGCAATGACGCAGTTTTGCGTCATGGTTACATAATGACATCATCATCCAATGACGTCACAACATCATTCAGCAACTTTTAGCAACAATTCGACCTGCCTTTAGCAACTTTTCCTGAAAATTAGTTGCCAACACTGACCACTAATGCACAGACTGACTGTGTAATGtgcaaacacaaacaagcaGGTGATACAAACAGTCCcaatattcattaaaagaacATTAATGTAAATACTTGTCTGACTAGATGATTAGCTTACTAACCATTACAATATACCATAAACAAACACCATTTATTAAGGTCTCATATTTATAAAGGCCACAGTGAGCCCTCATTTAAGTCCAGAGCAACCTAATATTTAAGCCAGGGAAAATGTTACTGAGATAACAACCCTGCTGCAACACCattgtgcccttcagcaagacACTTAACCTCAAGCTGCTCCAAGGGAATCATCCCTGCAATTAGTGTACTCTAATTCActgtagataaaaaaaaacaactgctaAACCACACATAACAAGTCCCGTTATGTCCTGTTGTTTAAACTAAGCAGCACTATGCAATCCTGCTAATTGGGTGCTTGCTAAGGCTAATATTGCTATTCCTACTTAAACCTACTGTATCCTTACTGTATTCAATATGTGAAATTCTAAGGCCTTTAAATATACTAAACTAAACATACTTGGGAAGTCAATAGTCTGACACTTGTACATTTCAAGGGTGATGTTACTgagttttaaaatgtactgttttgttgtctttttttgaaTGTGTGgataaaaagaaagattttttttcaataaataatgaaagaattttcagtGTTGGCTCAAATATCCCTTTGAGTGTGTTATGCAAGAGCTCAATAGAGGTGGCTCACGGCTAAGTCCTTGTGAGGATCAAACCACTAACCTTCTAGTTACTTGCTCATCATGTTTTAACCACTACATCATAATATAGTTACAAAACTCTCACTGACAACAGCAATATATTACGGGTTCCACTCAGGTACTGTATTCAAACTCTTTTGGCTTCTCCACCAGCCAGGTGCACACATGCTAGTGCTGATAAagcttcattttttcatttcaaaatgctTGTACATCTATCTTTTGTTGCCTTTCTGCTCATTTTCTCAGCTCTTCTACTTTCCCCTTGGTCTCCGAACAAATCAGTCACAGTGACAGTACTGCAAACAGAGGTGAGCTGATGCAATAGAAAGAACCTGGTCCAGACAGGCTGCTCTGCTGCTCGCGAGCTTCAAGTGTCTGTAATTATACGCAGAAATCCAGCCACACGGATCTGAAGCTAACatcaaaaatgaaacaatattaGAAAACGTATCCTCTAACTACAGCATGGcatcatttgtatttgtgtcTATCATGGCGGCCAAGAAAGTGATTCTGGTAGGTGTCCACTGGCACCCAGTGCAGGTGGTGTAAGAAGATTTTCAGCGCCCTCTGCTGGTTGATGGTGGCTTGTAAAATAACTGGAAGTCAAAATGAATTAGTTGAATGTCTGTTTCTCTTTATTAGCCAACATATTAATGCAGTTATATTTGAGATAGCTGAGCTGTATAATTCATGTGTGGGGAATTACACCAATTTACATTACTCATGTTAAATATGTATATGAATGCATATGTACATGAATATTTGTCCGTTCAAGGCCACTTCTAACAGATGAAATGCTCAAGATACAAGAAAAAGATTTAATGCACACTCAAAGTACAACCAAGGGCAGTCAAGTATTGATGCatgttgctttttttcttttttgctgaCTTTGCAGACCCACAAACAGATGTTAGACACACTTTCTCCAACTCACTGCTGCCATCTTATGCCACCATCTTTGCATTGTGCTTTGGTAGACTAGAATTTCATTCAGACTACGCTATtctttatttagaaattaataaaggtcataaaatcattattattttgaaatgtaatacgGTTAGTAATACAGACAGTATATAATGTGAAACTATTTAAATTCAGCATTAAAGGAAGAATTTACAGTCAGaataaaacagtccaaaacagctaataaacacatcacaataatccacatatAATcaacacaactccagtccatcagttaaggTCTGGCTATGtgtttgtattaaataaatccatcattaagacctGTTCATTTCAAATGAGCCTTCTATCAATTTCATtgttttctccagtgaaaaagtcattacATCTGAATcactgtgatttttgtttttattttagctgtttgaacgctcattctgatggcacacATTCACTGAagatgatccattggtgagcaagtgatataaatttctctaaatctgtggATGAAGAACAAACTTTGGTTACATCCTGGAAGGCCTGAAGGAGCATAAATGTTCAGCCATTTTTGATTTTGGGTACACAAACCGGTCAAAATCTTGTTAACACATTTAGGTAGGGTTATTAGTATTAGCATTCCAATCAAACAactttagaaattattctagGAAGAGAAGAGGTACCAGCATAAGGCTTATTCATAGGTCACAGAATGACCTGCCTTGAGAGAAACTAATCAGACAGCAGAAAGGCCAGACTATTAACCAGGACAGTATTTGTGGCAGAAAAAGTCTTCAGCATCAATTTTCTAAGAGTTCTGAAAgagcaaaatgaaaatgttagcAATGTAATCTCAACATTCTatgatagatatagatatatatagatatattatttatacttttttatatattattttactgtatggATAATTTTGGAACGAAATAAGTTCTTACTTAGTGGAAGCACTGATCCTTTCCTCCAGACCATCGAtcattttcacatatttgttgAAGACCATTTGTGTGACACTATTAAAGGATCTTTATAATCATAGAGAAACAGTAAAAGtgttatttagttagttatatTTGCAATAACAATACAATATTAACATAGTTGACAGACATTTCTAAGGtctaaagttttaaaagttacaatttttttgaagaattctcctctgctcaccaaacctgcatttatttgatcaaaaatacagtaaaagcagtaatactgctgaattttcagcatcattacttcagttctcagtgtcacatgatcattcagaaacaattctaatatgctgatttgctgttcaagaacatttttgttattattttcaatatttaaaacagctgagtacattttttcaggattctttgacaaTTAGATCCatagatcagcatttatctgaaaataaaaagcttttttagcattatacactatactattcaaaagcttagagtcaGTATACTTTTTTGTCGGGGGATTTtagaagttaatacttttatttagcaaggaagttttaaattgatcaaaagtgaagataaagatatttagaatgttacaaaggtttctatttcagataaatgctattcttctgaaCTATCCATTCATCAAAGACAACTGAAAACgtctgaaaaaaattaagctttgaaatcacaggaataaatgacattttaaatagtaaaaattaaattttgtaattattaatagtaaaaatctaaattttagcgtttttgctgtactttggatcaaataaatgcttggtgagctgaagagacttctttaaaagcattaaaaattatactgttcaaaaacttttgactggtagtgtacatgtgcAGCtgtccattttttatttcaagacTTTTTCCTTACTTTTGTGCTTTATCAAGCTTCTCTTGAGTTAATTTGCCACTGTCAATCAACTCTTTAATGAAAATGCTTTTCACTTCATCCCAGTGCCTATGAAATGtgaggtaaaaaaaatagtttgatgATTTATTTAACTAATAGCGCTCTGTTTATTATAGCATAGACTGAGGTTAAATGTTCACAGGTGTTGTTGTAAAAGTgatatatatctgtatatagTATatctacacatttaaaaacaaagaaaaacagctTGCTGCAGTGTCATaacattacaaattaaaatgttttctttggaaATGTCAAAAATAAGATTAAACAGTTAGGACTGGGCTTATTGAGCacaaaatattttcactttACCTTGCTGATTGCTCGAGTccatcattattaatatttctgttgATCTTAAAGAGAACTCTGTCCCAGATGTCAAAGCATGTTGCTTTAATTTTGCTGTTGATGCAAACATTAACAGAGAAAGTATTTGGatcagttttatatttgaacaaatttgtcataaattaatttgtcatctgaacagatttggagaattgtattattacatcacttgttcaccaatggatcttctgcagtgaatgggtgccgtcagaatgagagtccaaacaaccGTGCAGCTTTTCACATGGATTTCACATGGCGTAGTGAATTATTGTgaaatttttatcagctgtttggactctgattctgatggcacccattcactgcggaggatccattggtgagcaagtgatgtaatgtaaaatttctccaaatctgtttgatgaagaaacaaattgatttacatcttcatttttggttaactatttctttaaacatTGGTGCTTCTTGTATCTTACTGTAAATGTCGCAGTGGGTCCTCATTATCTACATTTggtattatttggtttttcttGTTTATGGAGACATGCAATATTTCACTACTAACAATATTCCACATTTCATAAAGCACGCCCCTGGAAGACAACAGAAAAGGAAATTATCGCGTTAGtgttaaaatggttaaaatgtttttattttttattagggCATCTGTAACTTATTTAAAGTGCCCAGATTGATTTAACAGACAAAGTTCTTACTTCAAATTGGACAAGATGTCCTTGCCTACTAATTCAGTGAGAGTGTCTTCAGtggcaataaaaaaaacattaacttcagatatcCCAAGGCCAATTTCAGACAATTTTTCATAAATTGGAAGAGGGTAAACTGTCACAATTTTCATAATGGCACTGTGAAACAAAGAGCAGAGTGAATGGACATACATTTATGCATCTATATTGAAAGGACATTTAAACTGACTAAACTGAAATGCAATACATTCATAAGGCACATCTTATGCTTTTATATCCACACAATAAGCATAACAGCATTATGCATGATTAATGGATTTTAATCCATGCATTTGAATCATGCCTTGGTTCTCAGTTAGATATTAGTCATACAAAGTTATTAATTCACAGTCATTTATTATGCACAGTGTACACTGAATGAAAAGTACTGTCATACTAACCAGTTGGACTGACTGAATCTCTTATCTCCAAAAATCCCATTACCCCAGCGAACATATTCTAGGGCTCCACTGTCAAAAAGATCACCAAAACGCTCATCTGCCCAACTAGATGAGAAAAAAGGAGTTCAGTTCAGTGCCTTTGCACTGATACGGTTCTTGGGTCAACAGTGATGGTATTTGGTATTTGCACAAAAAGCAACACTCATAAACTAAACTCAACTTTCTGAAATCCTTAaagatttaaaggaatagttctcccaaaaatgatcatttgttgaaaatgtactcatcctcaggccatccaagatgtaaatgagtttgtttcttcatcagaatagatttggagaaatgtagcattacatcacttgctcaccaacgaatcctctgcagtgaatgggtgccgtaagaatgagagcccaaacagctgGTAAAAACATCTCACAATattccacaagtaatccacacgactccagtccatcagttaacaccTTGTAAAGTGGAAAGCtgaatgtttgtaataaacaaatccatcattaagacctTTAATTCCTGGATAAAATACAAGGCCTCTACTGACAATATTAAAGTTATCTTAtctaaatcaggagagaaataagCACAAGCACAGTTTGCAAGCAAAAACTgtccaaaacagttttaaacaaatatgttggtggattttgatgtaagaGGACAAAAGGGAGATGAACTTTTTGCTGGAGGTAGCATTATTCTGAATTATGGActggtattttggccagaaacaacagtttaaagttaaaatgccttaaacACGGATTAGATGTTCAGAcgttcacttcacaagacattaattgattgagtcgtgtggattacttatggattaatgtttttatcagctgtttggactcccattcactgcagaggatccgttggtgtGCAAGAAATGCACTGCTAAATTTCTTCAGACCTGTTCTGATgatgaacaaactcatctgcattaTCAAAGGCctgggggtgaatacattttcagcaaattttcatttttgggtgaactatttctttaatgtgTTTTCCCTTGTAcaactgaatttaaattttcttACGTCCAGACTTGAAGTCCTGTCTCTGGGCTAATAATCGTAtgatatttttcagtatttttcaacACTCTCAACTCCTTCCATCTCCTGCAAAACATGCAAGGCAAAACTTagattcacatttatttaacacataTTAGGTAACTACTATGCTCATAGTCTTACCTTACAGCAGCTAAATACATGTTATGGAATGGCCGGCTCTCAGTGTATTCCACTAGTTTATCCCAGTAAAATGCAAGAACTCCAGATACAGTTCTATGAAATACGCATTCCGTAAATACGCATTACAGCTACTATGATTGAGAAACATACAGCTTAACagtataaaaaatagaaaataataccCTCTGTGTATGTCCTTACCTCAATGTTATTACAAACTCATCTTGCTCATTCTGTTCTTCTAAGGCAGAAATTTCCATGGCCTTCTCTCTGAGCTGAAGCACAGCGTTTTTTactctaataaaaataaaattgagcACTAAATGATGGACTGTAAAATTCTAGATTTGTCACCTgtgtattttgacattttactcAACAGAACCTTTTTAGGAAACAGCAGCTGCATAAAAGAATTAACTTGAATGCACTGAGGAAGTGTTATTGATTTGGTGTGATTTAACACAGCAATGCATGACAAAACAGATCTTACTTGTCAAAAAGTTGATTGATGTCTATCTTTCCAACTTCTGCAGCAACTTTTAGGACTTTAACCATCTGTGGCTGTGCCACCCTGTTATATAtcacaacaaataaaacaatatccAGTCAACACGAAAACTAATTTGctttatacagttgaagtcaaaattttatatacaccttgcagaatctgcataatgttaattatttaaagtaagagggatcatacaaaaaaagatatacaggcaaaataagaaaaattttcaaaagtttacacccccagctcttaatgcattgtgtttccttctggagcatcagtgagcgtttgaaccctctgtaatagttgcatatgagtccctcagttgtcctcagtgtgaaaagatggatcttaaaatcataaagtcattgttgaaaagttttcaaatacacaaaaatgctgaaaaaccaaagaatttgtgggacctgaaggatttttctgatgtAGGCAGTTTAACCATTCaggacaaacacaaaacaaaaaaaataaaacacacacagctgtgaatcattcaggtaacaacacagtattaagaatcaagaacaaaaatgaacagggtcatttttatatattcaactatcatcttctcttgtagactatatgcaAATGCTTTTCATGTGAAATacctcattcaggtcagtactacataaaaaataacaagccgtttgtatgaaccctcttattttggtaaaataattaacattgtgcagattctgcaaggtgtatgtaaacttttgacttcagctgtatatataatgtaaatgtcttCACCTTAACTTTGATACAAAAACAGCTActgatgtaaatatatattatttcattttttcacacaGGGAAAGAAAcagtttgtaagaaataatgtGGTCATACATCTTGGACAGAAGGTGGGCAAGGAACCCCAGGGGATATCTGTCGATTGGTGGAGCTCCTGGAAGGTAGCGTGACTCCACATGTCTGCATTAAACAATACTGATGAGCTACATGTTTTAGTTATTACTTCAAACAGTTCTTGAGAAGACTATCTAAGTTGGTGGATTTGAACTGTTCAACGGATTTTATGCTCTCGTCTTT of the Labeo rohita strain BAU-BD-2019 chromosome 19, IGBB_LRoh.1.0, whole genome shotgun sequence genome contains:
- the si:ch211-288g17.4 gene encoding uncharacterized protein si:ch211-288g17.4, whose protein sequence is MNKSLCVLILAVLLFKGVDSVSLTDEDYEMADKLFTFEAKAFLKLLDNLIERGNLVIKDNDIKKTGTDMQDLWMSVKEMIKRINAEEGAKGHDKFIVALRFFRRLAELYEEEVNDLLSALLSKDLRESFGLFKGIFKNGMDLWKHVESRYLPGAPPIDRYPLGFLAHLLSKMVAQPQMVKVLKVAAEVGKIDINQLFDKVKNAVLQLREKAMEISALEEQNEQDEFVITLRTVSGVLAFYWDKLVEYTESRPFHNMYLAAVRRWKELRVLKNTEKYHTIISPETGLQVWTWADERFGDLFDSGALEYVRWGNGIFGDKRFSQSNCAIMKIVTVYPLPIYEKLSEIGLGISEVNVFFIATEDTLTELVGKDILSNLKGVLYEMWNIVSSEILHVSINKKNQIIPNVDNEDPLRHLHKIKATCFDIWDRVLFKINRNINNDGLEQSARHWDEVKSIFIKELIDSGKLTQEKLDKAQKSFNSVTQMVFNKYVKMIDGLEERISASTKTLRKLMLKTFSATNTVLVNSLAFLLSD